CGCAAAAAAAATACGGTAGCAGAGCATGATGCCTGCTTCCGACTTGGGTATGTAGGAAATAATCATGCCTGAAACGAGGGTAACAATCAGGATTAAAAGATTACCAAATTTATTTCTTAAAGAAAATGCCGTTGCCCTTACCCTTCCGTCAAATAGGTCTCCTGAAAAGCTTTGCATGGACGCCTGGCTTACAGCTTCGGGAAAATTCATGGCAGAAATCAGGAGCACAAAGGCGATGGGCCTTAGTTCATTTGGAAGCATCGGCACAAAGGCAATTAATAAAAGAATAAATCTGCTTATAAATATAAATACGCAGGTTACAGCTTTTTTCTTCTCAACTTTTAATAAATAAAACAGGCCGGGGAGCAAAACAGCCGCCCCTACAAATCCCGGAAGACAGTTATAAAGGGTAATTTGAAGATTACTTCCTCCGAGCCTTTCAAGGTATTTTACGGCTAAGGGCTTATATATATTGATGGCAGTATCATAAAGAAGGCCGTAAATTATAAATATAATAATGTTTCTGTTTAGCCTGTTTAAATATTTAACGCTGGAATTAAACTCCTTATTAAGTTTAGAAAACTGAAAAATACCAATACCCCCTGAGATAATATTTAAGCAAATAGCAAAACTGTTGTTTTACTATTTATAGGTGCTATCATAATTGAAAGAAAGTAATAATCCCCTTTTTTGCTGTCTAATAATTACTTATTAAGGCCTTTAACCATATCAAGGACTTCTTTAACGGCGTCTTCGTTATTGTCTTTAAGGGTTACATAATCTGCCGCTTCCTTAAGCTCTTTAACAGCATTTTTTACGGCTACCCCAAGGCCCGCTTCTCTAACCATCTCCAAATCATTATAATTATCACCTACACATATTACCTCGTTCATATCTACATTTAAATATTTTGCAAGAAATTTTACCCCTGTACTTTTATCGGAGCCTAAGGGGGAAAACTCTAAAAGATTCGGGCTTGAATAAAACATAAAACCGTATTGGCCCACTTCATCCTTTAAGGCATCATAAACGGCTTTCAGCCTTTCCGGTTCCCAACATATAATTACTTTAAATACGTCTTCTTTAATAGATGCACTGAAATCGCCTATTTCTTCCCTTTTGATTTTTACCCTGTCGCTGTAGGCGCAGATATAGTCCTTACCTGTTTCATAATACACAAGGTCCTGCTTCACGTAGGCCATTATCGGGGCAGAAGAATCAGCCTTTTTGATAAGCTCTATTATTTTCAGGGCCTTTTCTTTTTCAAGGC
This is a stretch of genomic DNA from Anaeropeptidivorans aminofermentans. It encodes these proteins:
- a CDS encoding Cof-type HAD-IIB family hydrolase; amino-acid sequence: MKYKILATDLDGTLNNDFHEITKGNKEAISQAVKEGMKVLICSGRSPASIEPYAKNAGLAEKGFYGIGFNGCVVFEADTMKTIYEKRLEKEKALKIIELIKKADSSAPIMAYVKQDLVYYETGKDYICAYSDRVKIKREEIGDFSASIKEDVFKVIICWEPERLKAVYDALKDEVGQYGFMFYSSPNLLEFSPLGSDKSTGVKFLAKYLNVDMNEVICVGDNYNDLEMVREAGLGVAVKNAVKELKEAADYVTLKDNNEDAVKEVLDMVKGLNK